In Calypte anna isolate BGI_N300 chromosome Z, bCalAnn1_v1.p, whole genome shotgun sequence, the following are encoded in one genomic region:
- the ARRDC3 gene encoding arrestin domain-containing protein 3 isoform X1, whose translation MVLGKVKNLTISFDCLNDSNVPVYSSGDTVSGRVSLEVTGEIRVKSLKIHARGHAKVRWTESRNAGSNTAYTQNYTEEVEYFNHKDILIGHERDDDNSEEGLHTIHSGRHEYAFSFELPQTPLATSFEGRHGSVRYWVKAELHRPWFLPVKLKKEFTVFEHIDINTPSLLSPQAGTKEKTLCCWFCTSGPISLSAKIERKGYTPGESIQIFAEIENCSSRVVVPKAAIYQTQAFYAKGKMKEVKQLVANLRGESVSSGKTETWNGKQLKIPPVSPSILDCSIIRVEYSLMVYVDIPGAMDLFLNLPLVIGTIPLHPFGSRTSSVSSQCSMNMNWLGLTLPERPEAPPSYAEVVTEEQRQSSLAPIGACDDFERALPGPLFAYIQEFRFLPPPLYSEIDPNPDQPTDDRPSCPSR comes from the exons atggtgctggggaaggtgaaGAATTTGACAATAAGCTTTGACTGTCTGAATGACAGCAATGTCCCCGTCTACTCCAGCGGGGACACAGTCTCAGGAAGGGTCAGTTTAGAAGTTACGGGGGAAATTAGGGTGAAATCTCTCAAAATCCACGCACGGGGACACGCCAAGGTGCGCTGGACTGAATCGAGAAATGCTGGATCCAACACTGCCTACACACAGAACTACACCGAAGAGGTGGAGTACTTCAACCATAAGGACATCCTGATCGGCCACGAGAGAG ACGATGACAATTCAGAAGAAGGCCTTCACACCATCCATTCGGGAAGGCATGAATATGCATTCAGCTTCGAGCTTCCACAGAC ACCACTTGCTACCTCATTCGAAGGCAGACATGGCAGTGTGCGCTATTGGGTGAAAGCCGAATTGCATAGGCCTTGGTTTCTACCAGTAAAATTAAAGAAGGAATTTACAGTCTTTGAACATATAGATATCAACACTCCTTCATTACTG TCACCCCAAGCAGGCACAAAAGAAAAGACTCtctgttgttggttttgtacCTCAGGCCCAATATCCTTAAGTGCCAAAATTGAGAGGAAGGGCTACACCCCAG gtgaatCAATTCAGATCTTTGCTGAGATTGAGAACTGCTCTTCCCGTGTGGTGGTGCCAAAGGCAGCCATTTACCAAACACAGGCATTTTATGCCaaagggaaaatgaaggaaGTCAAGCAGCTTGTTGCCAACCTGCGTGGGGAGTCCGTGTCATCTGGCAAAACGGAAACCTGGAATGGCAAACAGTTGAAGATTCCACCTGTTTCCCCTTCAATCCTTGACTGCAGTATAATCCGTGTGGAGTATTCACTGATG gTATATGTTGATATTCCAGGCGCCAtggatttatttcttaatttaccACTGGTCATTGGTACCATTCCTCTACACCCGTTTGGTAGCAGAACATCAAGTGTGAGCAGCCAGTGTAGCATGAACATGAATTGGCTTGGTCTGACACTGCCTGAAAGACCAGAAG cacctcccAGCTATGCAGAAGTGGTCACAGAGGAACAGAGACAGTCCAGCCTGGCACCCATAGGTGCTTGTGATGATTTTGAGAGAGCACTTCCAGGACCATTGTTTGCATACATCCAGGAGTTCCGTTTTCTGCCTCCACCCCTCTATTCAGAA ATTGATCCAAACCCAGATCAGCCCACAGATGATAGACCATCTTGCCCCTCTCGTTGA
- the ARRDC3 gene encoding arrestin domain-containing protein 3 isoform X2: protein MVLGKVKNLTISFDCLNDSNVPVYSSGDTVSGRVSLEVTGEIRVKSLKIHARGHAKVRWTESRNAGSNTAYTQNYTEEVEYFNHKDILIGHERDDDNSEEGLHTIHSGRHEYAFSFELPQTPLATSFEGRHGSVRYWVKAELHRPWFLPVKLKKEFTVFEHIDINTPSLLSPQAGTKEKTLCCWFCTSGPISLSAKIERKGYTPGESIQIFAEIENCSSRVVVPKAAIYQTQAFYAKGKMKEVKQLVANLRGESVSSGKTETWNGKQLKIPPVSPSILDCSIIRVEYSLMVYVDIPGAMDLFLNLPLVIGTIPLHPFGSRTSSVSSQCSMNMNWLGLTLPERPEELVVRTACAFSLQHLPAMQKWSQRNRDSPAWHP, encoded by the exons atggtgctggggaaggtgaaGAATTTGACAATAAGCTTTGACTGTCTGAATGACAGCAATGTCCCCGTCTACTCCAGCGGGGACACAGTCTCAGGAAGGGTCAGTTTAGAAGTTACGGGGGAAATTAGGGTGAAATCTCTCAAAATCCACGCACGGGGACACGCCAAGGTGCGCTGGACTGAATCGAGAAATGCTGGATCCAACACTGCCTACACACAGAACTACACCGAAGAGGTGGAGTACTTCAACCATAAGGACATCCTGATCGGCCACGAGAGAG ACGATGACAATTCAGAAGAAGGCCTTCACACCATCCATTCGGGAAGGCATGAATATGCATTCAGCTTCGAGCTTCCACAGAC ACCACTTGCTACCTCATTCGAAGGCAGACATGGCAGTGTGCGCTATTGGGTGAAAGCCGAATTGCATAGGCCTTGGTTTCTACCAGTAAAATTAAAGAAGGAATTTACAGTCTTTGAACATATAGATATCAACACTCCTTCATTACTG TCACCCCAAGCAGGCACAAAAGAAAAGACTCtctgttgttggttttgtacCTCAGGCCCAATATCCTTAAGTGCCAAAATTGAGAGGAAGGGCTACACCCCAG gtgaatCAATTCAGATCTTTGCTGAGATTGAGAACTGCTCTTCCCGTGTGGTGGTGCCAAAGGCAGCCATTTACCAAACACAGGCATTTTATGCCaaagggaaaatgaaggaaGTCAAGCAGCTTGTTGCCAACCTGCGTGGGGAGTCCGTGTCATCTGGCAAAACGGAAACCTGGAATGGCAAACAGTTGAAGATTCCACCTGTTTCCCCTTCAATCCTTGACTGCAGTATAATCCGTGTGGAGTATTCACTGATG gTATATGTTGATATTCCAGGCGCCAtggatttatttcttaatttaccACTGGTCATTGGTACCATTCCTCTACACCCGTTTGGTAGCAGAACATCAAGTGTGAGCAGCCAGTGTAGCATGAACATGAATTGGCTTGGTCTGACACTGCCTGAAAGACCAGAAG AACTTGTTGTTCGAACTGCGTGTGccttctccctgcagcacctcccAGCTATGCAGAAGTGGTCACAGAGGAACAGAGACAGTCCAGCCTGGCACCCATAG